From a region of the Sporosarcina ureilytica genome:
- a CDS encoding YktB family protein, with translation MNSNHYFWTADDFDVFTIDGLANRMGALQTLVQPKFEILGRHFADRLSARGRDEFFPHVAKHARRTVNPPTDSWVAIAPSKRGYKALPHFQIGLWNTHLFIIIAVIYENPDKKGIAERLELNTNKLLALPDTFIVSGDHMKPDAQYISQENLEKLLTRLQSVKKAEFLVGRHLTKEDATKMSEKQFITFAKETVERLLPIYDVIIG, from the coding sequence ATGAATTCGAATCACTATTTTTGGACGGCAGATGATTTTGATGTATTTACCATAGATGGTCTCGCGAATAGAATGGGAGCTTTGCAAACGCTTGTTCAACCAAAGTTCGAAATACTCGGACGGCATTTTGCAGATCGACTATCCGCGCGTGGGCGTGATGAATTTTTCCCACATGTTGCAAAACATGCACGTAGAACCGTCAATCCCCCTACAGATAGCTGGGTCGCAATCGCACCTTCTAAAAGAGGTTATAAAGCTTTGCCTCATTTTCAAATTGGACTTTGGAATACACATCTCTTTATTATTATCGCTGTCATTTATGAAAATCCAGATAAAAAAGGCATCGCTGAAAGACTTGAGCTTAATACCAATAAACTTCTAGCTTTGCCAGATACATTTATCGTTTCCGGCGATCATATGAAACCCGATGCTCAGTACATAAGCCAAGAAAATCTTGAAAAATTATTAACAAGACTTCAATCAGTAAAGAAAGCTGAATTCTTAGTTGGCCGTCACTTAACTAAAGAAGATGCAACCAAAATGAGCGAAAAACAATTTATAACATTCGCCAAAGAAACCGTTGAGCGACTTCTTCCCATATACGATGTCATCATTGGATAA
- a CDS encoding alpha-ketoacid dehydrogenase subunit beta, giving the protein MAQMTMIQAINDAMKTELKNDENVLVFGEDVGNNGGVFRATEGLQKEFGEDRVFDTPLGESGIGGLAIGLSLTGFRPVMEIQFFGFVYEVMDSISGQLARMQFRSGGRFNGPVTIRSPFGGGVATPEMHADSLEGLMAQQPGVTVVIPSTPYDAKGLLISAIRDENPVVYLEHMKLYRSFREEVPEEAYTIPLGKADVKREGTDLSIITYGAMVHESLKAAEALEKEGHSVEVIDLRTVQPLDIETIIASVEKTNRAIVVQEAQKQAGIAANVVSEITERAILSLEAPVLRVAAPDTIYPYAQGENAWLPDANDIAETAKKVLTF; this is encoded by the coding sequence ATGGCACAAATGACGATGATTCAAGCAATTAACGATGCAATGAAAACCGAGTTAAAAAATGATGAAAACGTTCTCGTCTTCGGTGAAGACGTTGGTAATAATGGTGGTGTATTTAGAGCGACTGAAGGTTTGCAAAAAGAATTTGGAGAAGACCGTGTTTTTGATACACCGCTAGGAGAGTCTGGTATTGGTGGACTTGCAATTGGTTTATCATTAACAGGTTTCCGTCCAGTCATGGAAATTCAATTCTTCGGTTTTGTTTACGAAGTGATGGATTCCATCAGTGGACAACTTGCACGTATGCAATTTAGAAGTGGTGGACGTTTCAATGGACCAGTTACCATTCGTTCTCCATTCGGTGGCGGTGTTGCAACGCCTGAAATGCACGCGGATAGCCTTGAAGGATTAATGGCGCAACAACCAGGTGTTACAGTTGTGATTCCATCAACGCCATACGATGCAAAGGGACTACTTATTTCAGCGATTCGTGATGAAAACCCTGTAGTTTACCTTGAACATATGAAGTTATACCGTTCATTTAGAGAGGAAGTTCCTGAAGAGGCGTACACAATCCCACTTGGAAAAGCAGATGTAAAGCGTGAAGGGACAGACCTATCTATTATCACATATGGTGCGATGGTGCATGAGAGCTTGAAAGCAGCTGAAGCATTAGAAAAAGAAGGCCATTCTGTTGAAGTAATTGACTTACGTACAGTACAGCCGCTTGATATTGAAACAATTATTGCGTCCGTTGAAAAGACAAACCGTGCGATTGTTGTTCAAGAAGCACAAAAACAAGCAGGTATTGCAGCAAACGTAGTTTCAGAAATTACGGAGCGCGCAATTTTAAGTCTTGAAGCGCCGGTTCTACGTGTAGCGGCACCAGATACAATTTATCCGTATGCACAAGGTGAGAACGCTTGGTTACCAGATGCAAATGATATTGCAGAAACTGCGAAAAAAGTATTGACGTTTTAA
- the typA gene encoding translational GTPase TypA yields MTTERTDLRNIAIIAHVDHGKTTLVDQLLKQSGIFRTNEQVEDRAMDSDDIERERGITILAKNTAIEYKDTKINILDTPGHADFGGEVERILKMVDGVILVVDSYEGCMPQTRFVLKKALEQNLKPIVVVNKIDREFARPEEVVDEVLELFIELDANDEQLEFPVIYASGFNGTASLSPDPAEQEDTLEVLYDAILENIPAPINNHDEPLQFQVSLLDYSDYVGRIGIGRVFRGTIKVGQQVSVIKRDGAIKNFRITKLSGFLGLKRVEIQEAYAGDLVAVSGIEGIDVSDTICPVEHPEALPTLHIDEPTLQMQFLVNNSPFAGREGKWVTSSKIEERLNQQLQTDVSLRVESSGADSWIVSGRGELHLSILIENMRREGFELQVSKPQVVVREIDGVKCEPIERVQIEVPEEHTGSVIESIGQRKGEMIDMVNNGTGTVRLVFNVPARGLIGYTTEFLTLTRGYGILNHTFESYQPMVTGNVGGRTHGVLVSMENGKATPYGILHVEERGTIFVEPGTEVYEGMIVGENSRDNDLTVNLTRAKQMTNIRSATKDQTVTIKKPKIMTLEESLEYLNDDEYCEVTPESIRLRKKILGKSERDRATKRAAKNKE; encoded by the coding sequence ATGACAACAGAACGTACTGATTTAAGAAATATCGCAATTATTGCCCACGTCGATCACGGAAAAACGACACTTGTCGATCAGTTGTTAAAGCAGTCCGGTATATTCCGTACAAATGAACAAGTCGAAGATCGTGCAATGGATTCGGATGATATCGAACGTGAACGTGGAATAACTATTTTAGCAAAAAACACTGCAATTGAATACAAAGATACAAAAATTAACATCCTTGATACGCCAGGTCACGCGGATTTTGGTGGGGAAGTTGAACGGATTCTAAAAATGGTTGACGGAGTTATTTTAGTTGTAGATTCTTACGAAGGTTGTATGCCGCAAACTCGCTTTGTTTTGAAAAAAGCATTAGAGCAAAACCTAAAACCAATCGTCGTTGTGAATAAAATCGATCGTGAATTTGCAAGACCTGAAGAAGTGGTAGATGAAGTATTAGAGTTGTTTATTGAACTTGATGCAAATGATGAGCAACTTGAGTTTCCTGTCATTTATGCTTCAGGATTCAATGGTACTGCAAGTTTATCACCAGATCCTGCTGAACAAGAAGACACTTTAGAGGTTCTTTATGATGCCATTTTAGAAAATATTCCTGCACCAATTAATAATCATGATGAGCCGTTGCAATTCCAAGTATCGCTCTTAGATTATAGCGATTATGTTGGTCGAATTGGAATTGGACGAGTATTCCGTGGGACGATAAAAGTTGGACAACAAGTATCTGTAATTAAACGTGACGGGGCGATTAAAAATTTCCGTATTACGAAATTATCAGGCTTTCTTGGGTTGAAACGCGTAGAAATTCAAGAAGCATATGCAGGGGATTTAGTAGCGGTCTCAGGCATTGAAGGTATTGATGTTAGCGATACAATTTGTCCGGTTGAACATCCTGAAGCACTGCCAACGCTTCATATTGATGAACCGACTTTACAAATGCAGTTTTTGGTAAATAACAGCCCATTCGCGGGTCGTGAAGGTAAATGGGTGACTTCAAGTAAAATTGAAGAACGTTTAAACCAGCAGCTTCAAACAGATGTCTCACTACGTGTAGAGTCGTCGGGAGCGGATTCGTGGATCGTATCGGGTCGGGGAGAATTACATTTATCCATTTTAATTGAAAATATGCGACGAGAAGGATTTGAATTGCAAGTTTCGAAACCTCAAGTCGTTGTGCGAGAAATCGATGGTGTGAAATGTGAGCCGATAGAAAGAGTTCAAATCGAAGTACCTGAAGAACATACAGGATCCGTAATTGAATCAATCGGTCAACGAAAAGGCGAAATGATTGATATGGTAAATAACGGTACAGGAACTGTTCGTTTAGTGTTTAACGTTCCTGCTCGTGGATTAATTGGCTATACGACTGAATTCCTAACGTTGACAAGAGGGTATGGTATTTTGAATCATACTTTTGAAAGTTATCAACCAATGGTGACAGGAAATGTCGGAGGACGTACACATGGTGTGCTTGTGTCGATGGAGAATGGCAAGGCAACACCTTATGGTATTTTGCATGTAGAAGAACGTGGGACGATTTTTGTTGAGCCAGGTACAGAAGTATACGAGGGTATGATTGTTGGAGAAAATAGTCGGGATAATGATCTAACAGTGAATTTGACAAGAGCAAAACAAATGACTAATATTCGATCAGCAACAAAAGACCAAACTGTCACTATTAAAAAGCCGAAAATCATGACACTTGAAGAATCACTTGAATACTTAAACGATGACGAATACTGTGAAGTAACACCAGAGTCTATTCGTTTACGTAAGAAGATTCTTGGAAAAAGCGAACGTGATCGTGCAACGAAAAGAGCAGCAAAAAATAAAGAATGA
- a CDS encoding YlaF family protein has translation MKDIKWVFVLYSIAAVLAMCSIGVSVALSSLFGIILSIVALIFIMGYGFKTKKKMRELGTL, from the coding sequence TTGAAAGATATAAAATGGGTTTTCGTGCTATACTCAATTGCAGCCGTTTTAGCCATGTGTTCAATTGGTGTCTCTGTAGCGCTTAGCAGTCTCTTCGGCATTATCCTATCCATCGTTGCATTAATTTTCATTATGGGATATGGGTTTAAAACGAAAAAGAAAATGCGTGAATTGGGTACCCTTTGA
- a CDS encoding NAD(P)H-dependent flavin oxidoreductase, producing MEWKTRVTESLGIKYPIIQGGLAYLAYADLCAAVSNAGGLGQITAMSLGSPDALREEIQKVKKMTDKPFGVNFAIGQHGRPYSHMIDVALEEGVEVMSITGGNPTPFFEQLQNTNVKKLVLVAAKRQAVKAEELGADAVMVVGQEGGGHLGRDDVGTMVLTPQVVDAVSIPVIASGGIGDGRGWMAAHALGAEGIEMGTRFIATKECVHASEAYIDALLSSSETDTTIIKRSLGAPARAISGPWTEKILQLESEKADYEALKDYISGAANRKFIYDGDVESGFGWAGQVTGLIHDVPSVAELFERMVKEAEKIRENWNFG from the coding sequence ATGGAATGGAAAACAAGGGTAACAGAAAGTTTAGGAATTAAATATCCAATTATTCAAGGTGGTTTAGCTTATTTAGCTTATGCAGATCTGTGTGCTGCGGTATCAAACGCGGGAGGACTGGGGCAAATTACAGCGATGAGTTTGGGATCTCCAGATGCGCTACGTGAAGAAATTCAAAAAGTGAAAAAGATGACAGATAAACCATTTGGAGTCAACTTTGCTATTGGACAACACGGACGCCCATATTCACATATGATCGATGTTGCGTTGGAAGAAGGTGTTGAAGTGATGTCGATCACTGGTGGAAATCCAACGCCTTTTTTTGAACAGCTTCAAAATACGAATGTTAAGAAGCTAGTTCTTGTTGCAGCGAAGCGCCAAGCGGTCAAAGCTGAAGAGTTAGGTGCGGATGCTGTCATGGTCGTTGGCCAAGAGGGTGGCGGCCATTTAGGTCGTGATGATGTCGGGACAATGGTATTGACACCTCAAGTTGTCGATGCAGTGTCCATCCCTGTTATCGCTTCAGGTGGCATTGGCGATGGCCGTGGCTGGATGGCGGCGCATGCGCTAGGTGCTGAAGGAATTGAGATGGGAACACGATTTATAGCGACGAAAGAGTGTGTCCACGCTTCAGAAGCATACATAGATGCTTTATTATCGAGCAGTGAAACGGATACAACGATTATTAAACGCTCACTCGGTGCACCCGCACGTGCAATTTCAGGGCCGTGGACGGAGAAAATCTTACAATTGGAAAGCGAAAAAGCTGACTATGAGGCATTAAAAGATTATATTAGTGGTGCAGCAAACCGTAAGTTTATTTATGACGGCGATGTGGAAAGCGGCTTCGGTTGGGCGGGACAAGTAACGGGTCTCATCCATGACGTCCCTTCAGTTGCGGAATTATTTGAACGAATGGTAAAGGAAGCTGAAAAAATCCGGGAAAATTGGAATTTTGGATAA
- a CDS encoding dihydrolipoamide acetyltransferase family protein, protein MAYVFRLPDIGEGIHEGEIVKWHVEEGQKIDEDDILCEIQNDKAVVEIPSPVAGTVEKLLVAEGTVSVVGDSLIQIDAPGYEHLFEEDSADTEEQVQATAEKGQEVEKEEVKADEQKSTSPSITQKADVDPNRRVIAMPSVRKFARQNDVDIRQVAGSGKNGRVLKEDIEAFMSGGQTSGEQPAAQSAEQPAAVAEQQPVSLEGEFPETREKISSMRKVIAKAMVNSKHTAPHVTLLDEVDVTELVAHRNKFKGIAAEKDIKLTYLPYIVKALVSTLREFPELNTSYDDATEEVIQKHYYNIGIAADTDRGLLVPVIKHADRKSVFAISKEISELAVKARDGKLSLAEMSGASCSITNIGSAGGQWFTPIINHPEVAILGIGRIAEKPVVKDGEIVAAPMLALSLVFDHRMMDGATAQHALNHIKRLLNNPELLLMEA, encoded by the coding sequence GTGGCATATGTATTCCGTTTACCTGACATTGGAGAGGGTATCCATGAAGGTGAAATTGTAAAGTGGCATGTTGAAGAAGGCCAAAAAATTGATGAAGATGATATACTTTGTGAAATTCAAAACGACAAAGCTGTAGTTGAAATACCATCTCCGGTTGCTGGAACTGTTGAGAAACTTCTAGTTGCTGAAGGTACAGTATCTGTAGTTGGAGATTCATTAATTCAAATTGATGCACCAGGATATGAGCATCTATTTGAAGAAGATTCTGCCGATACAGAAGAACAAGTACAAGCGACAGCTGAAAAAGGTCAAGAAGTTGAAAAAGAAGAAGTGAAGGCAGACGAGCAGAAATCTACTTCACCGTCAATTACACAAAAAGCAGATGTTGATCCGAACCGTCGTGTGATCGCAATGCCATCTGTACGTAAATTTGCACGTCAGAATGACGTAGATATTCGTCAAGTTGCGGGTTCCGGGAAAAATGGGCGAGTGCTTAAAGAAGATATTGAAGCGTTCATGAGTGGGGGGCAGACTTCTGGTGAACAACCAGCGGCACAGTCAGCTGAACAACCAGCAGCAGTAGCTGAACAGCAACCAGTATCACTTGAAGGTGAGTTCCCAGAAACGCGTGAAAAAATCTCTAGCATGAGAAAAGTTATCGCAAAAGCGATGGTAAACTCGAAACATACGGCTCCGCATGTTACATTATTAGATGAAGTAGATGTTACTGAACTTGTTGCGCACCGCAATAAATTCAAAGGCATCGCGGCAGAGAAAGATATTAAGCTTACGTATTTGCCATATATTGTTAAGGCGCTTGTAAGCACTTTGCGTGAATTCCCAGAGCTTAATACATCTTACGACGATGCAACTGAGGAAGTCATTCAAAAGCATTATTACAATATCGGAATTGCAGCAGATACGGACCGCGGACTTCTCGTACCTGTCATTAAACATGCAGATCGTAAATCGGTCTTTGCGATTTCGAAGGAGATTAGCGAACTTGCAGTGAAGGCGCGTGACGGTAAGTTGTCATTAGCTGAAATGAGTGGCGCATCCTGTTCGATTACTAATATTGGTTCCGCAGGTGGACAATGGTTTACACCAATCATTAATCACCCTGAAGTAGCCATTCTTGGTATTGGACGAATTGCTGAAAAGCCAGTCGTTAAAGATGGTGAGATCGTTGCAGCACCGATGCTCGCACTATCACTCGTATTCGACCACAGAATGATGGACGGAGCTACAGCACAACACGCACTGAATCACATTAAGAGATTGCTAAACAATCCAGAACTATTATTAATGGAGGCGTAA
- a CDS encoding UPF0223 family protein — MDYNYPLRGDWSTDEIIAVTSFYTVIERAYEEGVQRTEVLEAYREFKKIVPSMSEEKTLFREFEQASGYKSYPIVRDARNSDGDKLIKGT, encoded by the coding sequence ATGGATTATAATTATCCGCTACGTGGTGATTGGTCTACGGATGAAATTATCGCGGTAACTTCTTTTTATACAGTAATTGAAAGAGCTTACGAAGAAGGCGTTCAACGCACGGAAGTTTTAGAGGCTTACCGAGAATTCAAGAAAATTGTTCCATCAATGTCAGAAGAAAAAACATTGTTTAGAGAGTTTGAACAAGCAAGTGGTTATAAGAGTTATCCAATTGTAAGAGATGCACGAAATAGTGATGGAGACAAATTAATCAAAGGAACATAA
- the pdhA gene encoding pyruvate dehydrogenase (acetyl-transferring) E1 component subunit alpha: MAAKNDKQFDPVKTLHEIEEKFEMVQILNEDGEIVNKDLDPKMKDEELVELMTRMVYTRVLDQRSISLNRQGRLGFYAPTAGQEASQLASHFALEKEDFILPGYRDVPQMIWHGLPLSMAFLWSRGHYQGSVIPEGVNVFPPQIIIGAQYIQAAGVALGFQKRGKKAVAMTYTGDGGTSQGDFYEGINFAGAYNSPAIFVIQNNQYAISTPRNLQTAAKTLAQKGIAAGIPSIFVDGMDPLAVYAATKDARERAINGEGPTVIETYCYRYGPHTMAGDDPTRYRTSETDSEWEKRDPLVRFRKYLEAKGIWSKEQEEQVIEKATEEIREAIKEADAAPRQKVSDFINIMYKGELPYNLKEQLEIYTEKESK, encoded by the coding sequence ATGGCTGCAAAAAACGACAAGCAGTTTGATCCTGTGAAAACGCTTCACGAGATTGAAGAGAAGTTTGAGATGGTTCAAATTTTGAATGAAGACGGCGAAATTGTGAATAAAGATTTGGATCCAAAAATGAAAGATGAGGAACTGGTAGAGTTAATGACACGTATGGTTTATACCCGTGTGTTAGACCAACGTTCAATTTCGTTAAACCGTCAAGGACGTTTAGGATTCTACGCGCCAACTGCAGGACAAGAAGCGTCACAGTTAGCGTCACATTTTGCATTAGAGAAAGAGGATTTTATTTTACCGGGATATCGTGATGTTCCTCAAATGATTTGGCACGGTCTGCCGTTATCAATGGCGTTTTTATGGTCACGTGGACATTACCAAGGAAGCGTCATTCCTGAAGGGGTAAATGTATTCCCCCCACAAATTATTATAGGTGCACAATATATTCAAGCTGCGGGTGTAGCGCTTGGTTTCCAGAAACGAGGCAAAAAAGCTGTTGCAATGACCTATACAGGTGACGGCGGTACTTCACAAGGTGACTTCTATGAAGGAATTAACTTTGCGGGTGCGTATAATTCACCAGCAATCTTCGTTATTCAAAATAACCAATATGCGATTTCTACGCCACGTAATCTTCAAACTGCTGCTAAGACGCTGGCACAAAAAGGGATTGCCGCAGGAATTCCAAGCATCTTTGTAGATGGAATGGACCCACTTGCGGTATATGCAGCAACGAAAGACGCTCGTGAACGTGCAATTAACGGAGAAGGTCCAACTGTGATTGAGACATATTGTTACCGTTATGGTCCGCATACAATGGCTGGGGACGATCCAACTCGTTACCGTACTTCAGAAACGGACAGTGAGTGGGAGAAACGCGATCCGCTCGTTCGCTTCCGTAAATACCTTGAAGCAAAAGGCATTTGGAGCAAAGAGCAAGAAGAACAAGTAATTGAAAAAGCAACTGAAGAAATTAGAGAAGCAATTAAAGAAGCAGATGCGGCTCCTCGTCAAAAAGTGAGCGATTTTATTAACATTATGTATAAAGGCGAGCTTCCATATAACTTGAAGGAACAGCTCGAAATCTACACAGAGAAGGAGTCGAAGTAA
- the lpdA gene encoding dihydrolipoyl dehydrogenase translates to MVVGDFPVEVDTLVIGSGPGGYVAAIRAAQLGQKVTIVEKDKLGGVCLNVGCIPSKALISVGQRFVSAKESDAMGISASDVKLDFTKAQEFKDGVVSRLTGGVEGLLKGNKVDIVNGEAYFVDENTVRVMDEKSAQTYKFKNAIVATGARPVEIPSFKFSKRVLSSTGALALTELPGKLVVIGGGYIGTELGSSYANLGSEVTIIEGAKDILAGFEKQMTQLVKRGLKKKGVEIVTKASAKGVEETENGVTVTYEVGGEEKTVEADYVLVTVGRRPNTDELGLEQVGVKMDDRGLVEVDKQCRTNVSSIYAIGDIVAGPQLAHKASYEAKIAAEAISGEKSEVDYLAIPAVCFTEPELATVGLNEQQAKDEGYEVTAGRFPYAANGRAIALDSTDGFVKLVARKEDGLLLGAQIVGQNASDMISELGLAIEAGMTLEDIAMTIHAHPTLGEITMEAAEVALGKPIHMM, encoded by the coding sequence ATGGTTGTAGGAGATTTTCCAGTTGAAGTTGACACGCTCGTTATCGGTTCTGGCCCTGGAGGTTATGTCGCTGCAATTCGCGCGGCACAACTGGGCCAAAAAGTAACAATTGTTGAGAAAGACAAGCTTGGTGGCGTTTGTTTAAACGTCGGTTGTATTCCATCAAAAGCGTTAATTTCTGTAGGACAACGTTTTGTTAGTGCGAAGGAATCAGACGCAATGGGGATTTCTGCATCAGATGTAAAACTAGATTTCACGAAAGCACAAGAATTCAAAGACGGTGTTGTATCGAGACTAACAGGCGGCGTTGAAGGGTTGCTTAAAGGGAATAAAGTTGACATCGTGAACGGTGAAGCTTATTTCGTTGATGAAAACACTGTACGTGTGATGGATGAAAAATCCGCACAAACATACAAGTTTAAAAACGCAATTGTAGCAACTGGTGCACGTCCAGTCGAAATTCCAAGTTTCAAATTTTCCAAGCGCGTTCTTAGCTCAACAGGCGCTTTAGCCCTTACGGAATTACCGGGTAAGCTAGTTGTTATCGGTGGGGGGTACATCGGTACTGAGTTAGGGTCTTCGTACGCAAACCTTGGATCAGAAGTAACGATTATTGAAGGTGCAAAAGACATTTTAGCAGGATTCGAAAAACAAATGACACAATTAGTCAAACGTGGCTTGAAGAAAAAAGGTGTGGAAATTGTAACGAAGGCATCTGCTAAAGGTGTAGAAGAAACAGAGAATGGTGTTACGGTTACATACGAAGTGGGCGGAGAAGAGAAAACAGTTGAAGCAGACTACGTATTAGTTACTGTTGGTCGTCGTCCGAATACGGATGAACTAGGACTTGAGCAAGTTGGCGTGAAAATGGATGACCGCGGACTTGTTGAAGTAGACAAGCAATGTCGTACGAATGTTAGCTCAATCTATGCAATTGGTGATATTGTAGCAGGTCCACAACTAGCACATAAAGCATCATACGAAGCGAAAATTGCTGCGGAAGCGATTTCAGGTGAAAAGTCTGAAGTTGATTACTTAGCGATTCCGGCGGTGTGCTTCACAGAACCTGAACTTGCAACAGTTGGTCTGAATGAGCAACAGGCAAAAGATGAAGGATATGAAGTGACTGCAGGTCGTTTCCCATATGCTGCAAACGGACGTGCAATCGCACTTGATTCAACAGATGGATTTGTGAAACTTGTTGCGCGCAAAGAAGATGGACTTCTACTAGGCGCTCAAATCGTTGGTCAGAACGCGTCAGATATGATTTCTGAACTTGGTCTTGCAATCGAAGCAGGCATGACGCTTGAAGACATTGCGATGACAATTCACGCGCACCCGACACTAGGGGAAATTACGATGGAAGCAGCGGAAGTTGCTCTTGGTAAACCAATCCATATGATGTAA
- a CDS encoding polysaccharide deacetylase family protein: protein MSKRFIYILTMLILLLAACTQENKEVLEGESEDATVAEEQVSEDEEDKNLEEVSYVEDDEIKPLYLLDKSWGFQPIDDANSKVVLLTIDDAPDKYALYMAKTLKELDVPAIFFVNGHFLNTDEEKAVLKEIYEMGFTIGNHTKTHANLQQLSEVEQKDEIVSVSDVVEQVIGERPKFFRAPFGQNTDYSKEIVADDGMLLMNWTYGYDWEKQYMEAEALADIMVNTEFMRDGANLLMHDREWTAAALKDIVEGLRAKGYDFIDPETIQGVE from the coding sequence ATGAGCAAACGTTTTATCTACATACTTACAATGCTAATTTTACTATTGGCAGCCTGTACACAGGAAAACAAGGAAGTGTTAGAAGGTGAAAGTGAAGACGCGACAGTAGCGGAAGAACAAGTGAGTGAAGATGAAGAAGATAAAAATCTAGAAGAGGTCTCGTATGTTGAGGATGATGAAATCAAGCCGCTTTACTTACTAGATAAAAGCTGGGGATTTCAACCGATTGACGATGCGAATTCAAAAGTGGTATTGCTTACAATTGATGATGCACCAGATAAATATGCACTTTATATGGCAAAAACGTTAAAAGAGCTGGATGTACCAGCCATTTTTTTCGTAAATGGACATTTTCTAAATACCGATGAAGAAAAGGCGGTTTTAAAGGAAATTTATGAAATGGGATTTACGATTGGCAATCACACAAAAACACATGCGAACCTACAACAATTATCTGAGGTTGAGCAAAAAGATGAAATCGTTTCCGTGAGTGATGTAGTAGAGCAAGTCATTGGTGAACGTCCAAAGTTTTTCCGCGCTCCATTTGGACAAAACACCGATTATAGTAAAGAAATTGTAGCGGATGATGGCATGTTGTTAATGAACTGGACGTATGGTTATGATTGGGAAAAACAGTATATGGAAGCGGAAGCGTTGGCAGATATTATGGTGAACACTGAATTCATGCGTGATGGGGCGAATTTATTAATGCATGACCGGGAGTGGACGGCTGCAGCCTTAAAGGACATTGTTGAAGGATTACGTGCGAAAGGCTATGACTTTATTGATCCGGAAACGATTCAAGGTGTTGAGTGA
- a CDS encoding inositol monophosphatase family protein, with translation MDWGLIDRYAKSLIKEAGHKIRLSFFDHIHIDSKSNANDLVTNIDREIEQFFIEQIQTSFPGHKILGEEGFGDEIKSLNGTIWIVDPIDGTMNFVHQKRNFAISLGIYQDGVGILGYIYDVLRDELYTAKRGEGAYVNDERLPKLGVASIEESIIGINARWVVPNRYIDHEKLLGLIQDCRGTRSYGSAALELAYVSSGKLGAYVSMRLSPWDIAGGMVIAQEVGAISTNLEGETPSLLGPEPFIVARAGLHDELLMKYIQRKR, from the coding sequence TTGGACTGGGGATTAATTGATCGTTACGCAAAATCTTTAATAAAAGAAGCTGGACATAAGATTAGGTTGTCATTTTTTGATCACATACATATTGACTCGAAATCAAATGCAAATGATTTAGTGACAAATATCGATCGAGAGATTGAGCAGTTTTTTATCGAACAGATTCAGACGTCATTTCCTGGCCATAAAATATTGGGGGAAGAAGGATTTGGGGATGAGATTAAATCGTTAAATGGGACGATCTGGATAGTTGATCCGATTGATGGAACGATGAATTTTGTACACCAAAAACGTAACTTTGCAATTTCATTAGGCATTTATCAAGATGGCGTTGGAATACTTGGCTATATTTACGATGTGTTAAGAGATGAATTATATACCGCTAAAAGAGGGGAAGGCGCTTATGTGAATGATGAGCGGCTACCTAAATTGGGGGTAGCGTCTATAGAAGAATCAATCATCGGAATTAATGCAAGATGGGTGGTACCAAATCGTTATATTGATCATGAAAAGTTGCTTGGCTTAATCCAGGATTGTCGTGGAACGCGTTCCTATGGTTCGGCGGCGCTTGAACTTGCATATGTATCATCTGGTAAATTAGGTGCATACGTATCCATGCGGCTATCGCCTTGGGATATTGCGGGCGGCATGGTCATTGCACAAGAGGTTGGTGCGATTTCGACGAATCTAGAAGGAGAAACGCCTTCCTTACTTGGTCCAGAGCCATTTATTGTCGCACGAGCAGGTTTGCATGATGAATTGTTAATGAAGTATATACAGAGGAAAAGATAA